GACCGCGAGGGATGTCGCGGTATTGGTTTAAGTTTTGTCAAAGGAAAGAAATGACCTACAGGACCACTGCCAGCACCGATATCGAGGGAACATTCCAAAGCATTAGTAACAAAATGCTTGGCATCAACCACCGCCGACCACAAATCTTGACCTAAAGCTAAATTGGCGCAAATTGCTGCTGAAAGCGTACAACCTGTGCCGTGAGTGTTATTGGTTTCAATGATTTTTGTTGATAAAGTTTTAATTTCTTGCCCGTCGTACCAAATATCTTTTCCTCGATCGCTACCCGAAAGTCCTCCTCCTTTAGCCAGAACTACGTTTATCTTTGAACGCTCATAAATGGCGATCGCCGCTTCTTTTAGTTCGTCTAAGGTATTAACCGTTAGACCGCTCAAGATTTCGGCTTCATAGCGATTAGGTGTAACAATTACAGCTTGAGGTATCAGCAGGTCTTGTAAAGAGGCGATCGCACTATCGTCAATCAACTGCGCTCCTGCACGAGAAACCATTACAGGGTCAACTACTAGTTGCTGCAAATT
This DNA window, taken from Pleurocapsa sp. FMAR1, encodes the following:
- the thiD gene encoding bifunctional hydroxymethylpyrimidine kinase/phosphomethylpyrimidine kinase, with the translated sequence MTQTALTIAGSDSSGGAGIQADLRTFAMYCVHGASALTCVTAQNTVGVTQVEAIKAAMVTAQIEAVATDLKVDAVKTGMLLNRDIITAVAQQVERLNLQQLVVDPVMVSRAGAQLIDDSAIASLQDLLIPQAVIVTPNRYEAEILSGLTVNTLDELKEAAIAIYERSKINVVLAKGGGLSGSDRGKDIWYDGQEIKTLSTKIIETNNTHGTGCTLSAAICANLALGQDLWSAVVDAKHFVTNALECSLDIGAGSGPVGHFFPLTKLKPIPRHPSRSS